One Nostoc punctiforme PCC 73102 DNA window includes the following coding sequences:
- a CDS encoding isocitrate/isopropylmalate dehydrogenase family protein has protein sequence MESLSKASYRIVAIPGEGIGPEVVEASLKILQHVAKIQGFTLQVDYGWLGATAFEQLGSYFPQATTELCDGADGIVFGAVSQGGLLELRKHFDFFCNLRPIRSVNSLLHKSSLRPEKIQGLDILIVRELVSGIYFGPSGRSSDERGNYGYHTMRYYDEEIRRIARKALEQAQYRRGLLTVAHKENALPHLHWTRLVQEEATKFPNVIVEPMLVDNLAMQMVLNPQRFDVILASNLFGDILSDIGGALVGSIGLLGSASLNANGFGLYEAIHGTAPDIAGLGIANPLGTLGACVLMLQQWGEVQAAQQIIAAQDRILAKGYRTADLFTQGEEILVNTATLVDLLLEELSVVQHSQLGVLHESRK, from the coding sequence ATGGAATCTTTAAGTAAGGCATCTTATCGAATTGTTGCCATTCCTGGAGAAGGGATTGGGCCAGAAGTTGTAGAAGCTTCCTTAAAAATTCTGCAACACGTTGCTAAAATTCAAGGATTTACCTTACAGGTAGACTATGGTTGGCTCGGCGCAACTGCCTTTGAACAACTGGGTAGTTACTTCCCTCAAGCCACTACCGAACTGTGCGATGGAGCCGATGGGATTGTATTTGGTGCAGTTAGTCAAGGCGGATTGCTGGAACTCCGAAAACACTTCGACTTTTTTTGCAATCTTCGTCCAATCCGTAGCGTTAACAGCCTTCTGCATAAATCTAGTCTTCGACCAGAGAAAATTCAAGGACTTGATATTCTCATCGTTCGAGAACTGGTGAGTGGAATCTATTTTGGGCCGTCTGGACGCTCCTCAGATGAACGAGGAAATTATGGATACCATACGATGCGCTATTACGATGAAGAAATTCGTCGGATTGCTCGTAAAGCTTTAGAGCAAGCCCAATACCGTCGAGGATTACTCACCGTAGCTCACAAAGAAAACGCCTTACCTCATTTGCATTGGACTCGTCTAGTTCAAGAAGAAGCCACAAAGTTTCCCAACGTTATTGTTGAACCAATGCTGGTGGATAACTTAGCCATGCAAATGGTTCTGAATCCCCAACGGTTTGATGTAATTTTGGCGAGTAATTTGTTTGGAGATATTCTCAGCGATATTGGCGGTGCATTAGTTGGCTCAATTGGCTTATTAGGATCGGCAAGTCTTAACGCTAATGGATTTGGTTTGTACGAGGCCATTCACGGTACAGCGCCAGATATTGCAGGCTTAGGAATTGCTAATCCCCTCGGAACCTTGGGAGCTTGTGTTTTAATGCTTCAGCAATGGGGAGAAGTGCAGGCTGCCCAACAGATTATTGCAGCGCAAGACCGAATTTTAGCTAAGGGATACCGAACAGCTGATTTGTTTACCCAAGGCGAAGAAATTTTAGTTAATACTGCAACCTTAGTTGACCTTTTACTTGAAGAACTTTCAGTTGTGCAACATTCTCAATTAGGAGTACTTCATGAGTCACGAAAATAA
- a CDS encoding aconitase/3-isopropylmalate dehydratase large subunit family protein has product MSHENNVLHLGDDINTDDIIPANRATNDDLDSLKHYALEHVIGAGELLKYDVIEAGENFGCGSSREIAPIALQAAGITKIRARSFAEIFYRNSINIGLSLEILGEKQENPVVDAIAAAGGLMSFNQLRRQGQISIPGSLTPPRPMTLVEKLLGLASRNSYVQPGEVVFAQVDLALSHDAVAGPVAQTFYKQYGEGTKLWDSQKVVLVADHFIQINDIRADDKAYLMYEQMIEFAKFQGCHLFDVVSPGEATGICHVLLPEKGFVRPGMIIAGTDSHTCTYGALGAFSTGVGTTDMANIYATGDMWIRIPPTLVFELSGTLPPKISAKDIILFILGQIGCAGATSKVMEFRGSILAQLPFDERLTLANMAVECGAICGLIVPDEVTREYLKNRVSEEFQEIIGDADAEYERVYQFDLSSLEPQVARPPKPDRVVAISQLENIPITKAFIGSCTGGKLYDLAQAAEVLKGRQLADGVNLFIVPATIEIREQAQELGYIDIFEQAGAQILKTGCGACINSGFGVLAKEETGIYATNRNFKGRSGDPTGKNYLASPRTVAISAVNGKISDRFD; this is encoded by the coding sequence ATGAGTCACGAAAATAACGTTTTGCACCTTGGTGATGATATCAATACTGATGATATTATTCCTGCTAATCGAGCTACAAATGATGACCTAGATAGTTTAAAACATTATGCTTTAGAGCATGTTATTGGAGCAGGTGAACTGCTAAAATATGATGTGATTGAAGCAGGAGAAAATTTCGGCTGTGGTTCCAGTCGAGAAATTGCTCCCATTGCCCTACAAGCTGCTGGAATTACAAAGATTCGGGCGCGATCGTTCGCCGAGATTTTTTATCGTAATAGCATCAATATTGGACTTTCTCTAGAAATTCTAGGGGAGAAACAGGAGAATCCTGTAGTTGATGCGATCGCAGCAGCAGGTGGGTTAATGTCTTTTAATCAGCTGCGTCGTCAGGGTCAGATTAGCATTCCTGGGAGCCTCACTCCGCCAAGACCTATGACTTTAGTAGAAAAACTCTTGGGCCTTGCCTCTAGAAATTCCTACGTCCAGCCTGGAGAAGTGGTTTTTGCTCAGGTCGATTTAGCATTATCCCATGATGCTGTGGCCGGGCCTGTAGCTCAAACATTCTATAAACAGTATGGAGAAGGAACAAAGTTATGGGACTCCCAAAAGGTGGTCTTAGTAGCAGATCACTTCATCCAAATCAACGACATCCGTGCTGATGACAAAGCATATCTGATGTACGAACAGATGATTGAATTTGCTAAATTCCAAGGATGCCACTTATTTGATGTGGTTTCCCCAGGTGAAGCAACAGGCATCTGTCACGTTTTACTACCAGAAAAAGGGTTTGTCCGACCAGGGATGATAATTGCCGGTACAGATTCCCATACCTGCACCTACGGAGCATTGGGAGCCTTTTCCACAGGCGTGGGAACGACAGATATGGCTAATATTTATGCCACAGGAGATATGTGGATTCGTATTCCTCCAACCCTAGTATTTGAGTTGTCTGGAACCTTACCTCCTAAAATCAGTGCCAAAGATATTATCCTGTTTATTTTGGGACAAATCGGCTGTGCTGGCGCTACTAGTAAGGTAATGGAGTTTAGAGGGTCAATCCTGGCACAACTGCCCTTTGATGAACGGTTGACTTTAGCCAATATGGCCGTGGAGTGTGGTGCAATCTGTGGGTTGATTGTTCCTGATGAAGTAACCCGTGAATATCTAAAAAACCGAGTTTCAGAAGAATTTCAAGAGATTATCGGCGATGCTGATGCTGAGTACGAAAGGGTTTATCAATTTGACCTCAGCAGTTTAGAACCACAAGTTGCCCGTCCCCCGAAACCAGATCGGGTAGTTGCCATTAGTCAGTTAGAAAACATTCCGATTACTAAAGCCTTTATTGGCTCTTGTACTGGAGGAAAACTCTATGACTTAGCTCAAGCAGCCGAAGTTTTAAAGGGTCGCCAACTGGCAGACGGTGTAAACTTGTTTATTGTACCTGCAACTATTGAAATTAGAGAACAAGCTCAAGAATTGGGCTATATCGACATTTTTGAACAAGCAGGGGCACAAATTCTCAAGACAGGTTGTGGGGCTTGTATCAATTCTGGATTTGGGGTTTTAGCGAAAGAAGAAACAGGTATTTATGCAACCAATCGCAATTTTAAAGGACGCAGTGGCGATCCAACGGGCAAAAATTATTTAGCCTCACCCAGAACAGTAGCTATCTCTGCTGTAAATGGAAAAATTAGCGATCGCTTTGATTAA
- a CDS encoding non-ribosomal peptide synthetase, producing MEETIINSIQNINNLSALTEQERHKILVEWNHTTVAYPKHLCIHQLFEAQVEKTPDSIAVVFKEEQLTYQELNHRANKIAHYLRLLGVDTEVLVGICVERSLEMIVGILSILKAGGAYVPLDPTYPKERLSFMLSDSQVQVVLTQEKFVDDLAASGAKLVCLDDKKSFHQESNENPSSGVAPENLAYVIYTSGSTGTPKGVLIQHQGVCNLAQAQVKLFNVQQNSRVLQFASFSFDASVWEIFMALCSGASLYIGTQDSLRPGIDLMRLLQEQSITHVTLPPTALAALPKEELPNLQTLIVAGEACNPKLIAEWSKGRRFFNAYGPTESTICATVAEYTGDTQLTIGRAIANTQIYILAQDRQPVPIGTPGELYIGGDGLARGYLNRPELTKEKFIPHPFEKAEGSRLYKTGDLARFLPDGNIEFLGRVDHQVKIRGFRIELGEIEALLSQHSDVQQAVVIAREDIPGDQRLVAYIVLKQKLDVSVTSLKRFLQEKLPNYMVPAVFVILDSLPLTPNGKVDRQNLPVCDRSRPDLEETFVAPRNSTEATLASIWAELLGLEQIGIDDNFFNLGGHSLIAAQILSRIREGFQVELFFHHIFANPTIAGLAGLIEQHSHLKQQLQRPAIQPISRSGYLPASFAQERVYFIQEVAPESAAYQAQVTLRLTGKLDVAALEQCLSEIVRRHEIFRTTFPAIDGRLFQVIHPAEAIRFTSSGAEMFTVIDLQTFPESEQEAESQRLFDAEVQKPFYLNQLPLVRWLLLKLSDQDHLLIHIEHHMVHDGWSFNNVFLNEFVELYQAFCLGNLSPLPELTFQFADYAHWQREWVKSQEAEAQLAYWQQKLSGSPPLLELPSDRPRPAEQTYNGAQVRVELPISLCESLRVLSRQEGITLFMTTLATFLVILHRYTRQDDLCVGTAVANRRMRETEKLIGMIVNNLVLRTDLSGNPTFRELLNRVRQVSLEAFANEDLPFDKVVEVLKPIRNLSYNPLFQVMFSFHDSPQPNLTLPGLNIRPNVALSNKSTKFDLDVVLIPHHGADKGITMIWEYNTDLFDTATIQQMAEQYQILLEGIVVNPEQRVSELPLLTQTHQQLLMEWNQTHREYAAKDCIHDLFAAQVELTPDAVAIQQEGQQLTYRQLSDRANQLAHYLQSLGVKPETLVGICVERSLEMIVGLLGILKAGGAYVPLDPAYPQERLADILADTQLKILLTQERFQDKLPDYAGKTICLDTDWEIIAQHSTANPISEVQSHNLAYIIYTSGSTGKPKGVMIEHRSLMNFVMTAMHEYGINASDNILQFASICFDASVEEILPCLSVGATLVLRTEQMLHSSDEFWRCCREWQLTVLDLPTAYWHELVAELTSEDIRIPESLRMVIIGGEEAQLERVKRWHSSIAHLPNLPQLLNSYGPTEATVIATLERLTPAATSVSIGRPISNAQVHILDQYLQPVPIGVPGEMHIGGAGLARGYWQRPELTAEKFIQSPKFDRLYKTGDLARFCPDGNLEYLGRVDDQVKIRGFRVELGEIETVLRQHTQVFQALVIAREDIPGQKRLVAYVVLHHPQPTTNELRQFLKQKLPNYMIPAAFVLLETLPMTPNRKVDYRALPAPDFSRSAEDSFVAPQTLTEERLAAIWSEILRLKQVSIHDNFFELGGDSILSIQVISRANQAGIQIAPKQLFQYQTIAELAAVAGITRSVKAEQGLVTGKVALTPIQQWFFEQKLPEPDYFNQSALLEVPPDLQPELLQQVVQKLLVHHDALRLRFVQEGENWLQINGATQESVPLSIFDLSHLSLAEQQTAMKAADAELQASLNLSIRAIATPATGIARVVLFRLGNDQPGRLLFIIHHLAVDGISWRILLEDLATAYQQISRGEAIKLPPKTTSFQYWSDRLTEYAQKDAVRELDYWLSQSNIQVTALPLDYPSFKENNIVASTASVSLSLTEEQTRALLQDVPSAYNTQINDVLLTALVQSFAQWTGERSLLVDLEGHGREDLFEDVDLSRTVGWFTTLFPVHLKLEEVDHPGEVLKSVKEQLRRIPNRGISYGVLRYLQQDETIRTKLQALPQAQASFNYLGQFDRVLKASAVLGLAQEFKAEQSLLNQRSHLLGISGFIRAGRLEMTWAYSEKIHKRDTIEGLAFGFMEALRSLIAHCQSPDAIGHTPSDFSAARLSQKQLDKFLSKINKDKRK from the coding sequence ATGGAAGAAACTATCATTAACTCTATTCAAAATATTAATAATTTGTCTGCCTTAACTGAGCAGGAGCGACATAAAATATTGGTGGAATGGAATCATACAACGGTAGCTTATCCAAAGCACTTATGTATACATCAGTTATTTGAAGCACAAGTAGAAAAAACTCCAGACAGTATCGCTGTTGTGTTCAAGGAGGAACAACTAACTTATCAGGAGTTGAACCACCGAGCCAACAAAATAGCACATTATCTGCGTTTGCTGGGTGTAGATACAGAGGTGCTGGTAGGCATTTGCGTCGAGCGATCGCTAGAAATGATTGTAGGAATCTTGAGCATCCTTAAGGCGGGTGGAGCTTATGTGCCACTAGATCCAACGTATCCCAAAGAGCGTTTAAGCTTCATGCTCTCAGATTCGCAAGTGCAGGTGGTGTTAACTCAAGAAAAATTCGTTGACGATTTGGCTGCAAGCGGAGCGAAGTTGGTTTGTCTGGATGATAAGAAATCTTTTCACCAAGAGAGCAACGAGAATCCTAGTAGTGGGGTTGCACCAGAAAATCTAGCTTATGTAATTTATACATCAGGGTCAACAGGAACACCCAAAGGTGTGCTGATTCAACATCAAGGCGTGTGTAATCTAGCTCAGGCACAAGTGAAGCTGTTTAATGTACAGCAAAACAGTCGTGTTCTCCAGTTTGCTTCTTTCAGCTTTGATGCTTCAGTTTGGGAAATTTTCATGGCTCTGTGTTCAGGAGCTAGCCTTTACATTGGAACTCAGGATTCCTTGCGCCCAGGAATAGATTTAATGCGACTGTTGCAAGAGCAATCAATAACTCACGTAACACTTCCACCCACAGCACTAGCAGCATTACCAAAAGAGGAATTGCCAAACTTACAAACCCTCATCGTCGCCGGAGAAGCTTGTAATCCTAAGTTGATAGCTGAATGGTCAAAAGGGCGGCGCTTTTTTAATGCTTATGGGCCAACAGAATCAACAATCTGTGCCACAGTAGCAGAATATACTGGTGACACTCAACTGACCATTGGTCGAGCGATCGCTAACACTCAAATATATATTCTCGCTCAAGATCGGCAACCAGTTCCTATTGGTACTCCTGGCGAATTGTATATTGGTGGCGATGGCTTGGCTAGAGGCTACTTGAACCGCCCAGAGCTAACCAAGGAAAAATTTATTCCTCATCCCTTTGAGAAAGCAGAAGGGAGTAGATTATACAAGACTGGTGACTTAGCTCGCTTCTTACCAGATGGCAACATTGAATTTTTGGGGCGAGTCGATCATCAGGTGAAGATTCGCGGGTTCCGTATTGAATTAGGAGAAATTGAGGCGCTTTTGAGTCAACATTCGGATGTACAGCAGGCAGTAGTAATCGCCCGTGAAGATATCCCTGGCGATCAGCGTCTTGTCGCCTATATTGTGCTTAAGCAAAAACTTGATGTGAGCGTCACTAGCCTCAAACGCTTTCTCCAAGAAAAACTGCCTAACTACATGGTGCCAGCAGTCTTTGTCATTCTAGACTCCTTGCCCCTTACTCCCAATGGTAAAGTCGATCGTCAGAATCTTCCAGTTTGCGATCGCTCACGCCCCGATCTCGAAGAAACCTTTGTCGCCCCTCGTAACTCCACTGAAGCAACACTAGCAAGCATTTGGGCTGAGTTATTGGGACTTGAGCAGATAGGAATCGATGACAATTTTTTCAATTTGGGCGGTCATTCCCTGATAGCAGCTCAAATACTTTCCCGCATCCGCGAGGGTTTCCAAGTCGAGTTATTCTTTCACCATATTTTTGCCAACCCTACCATAGCGGGTCTAGCTGGGCTAATTGAACAACACAGCCACCTCAAACAACAGTTGCAACGTCCTGCCATACAACCAATTTCACGGTCAGGATACTTGCCAGCTTCCTTTGCTCAAGAGCGAGTATATTTCATCCAAGAAGTAGCTCCTGAAAGTGCTGCCTATCAAGCTCAGGTAACTCTGCGATTGACTGGAAAACTAGATGTGGCAGCATTAGAGCAGTGCCTCAGTGAGATTGTCCGACGGCATGAAATCTTCCGAACGACTTTTCCGGCAATAGATGGACGGTTATTTCAAGTAATCCACCCAGCCGAAGCAATCAGGTTCACATCGAGCGGAGCCGAGATGTTCACAGTTATAGACCTCCAGACATTTCCTGAGTCTGAGCAAGAAGCAGAAAGTCAGCGCCTATTTGACGCAGAGGTGCAAAAGCCCTTCTACTTAAATCAACTGCCATTAGTCAGGTGGTTATTGTTGAAGTTGAGCGACCAAGACCATCTTTTGATCCACATCGAACATCACATGGTTCATGATGGCTGGTCTTTCAACAACGTGTTCTTGAATGAGTTTGTGGAACTTTATCAAGCCTTCTGTTTGGGTAATCTTTCCCCACTGCCAGAATTAACATTCCAGTTTGCAGATTATGCCCATTGGCAGCGAGAGTGGGTTAAAAGCCAGGAAGCCGAAGCACAATTAGCTTATTGGCAGCAAAAGTTATCCGGTAGTCCGCCCCTTTTGGAATTACCATCAGACCGCCCGCGCCCAGCAGAACAAACTTACAACGGCGCTCAAGTCAGGGTAGAGTTGCCCATTAGCTTGTGCGAATCTTTGAGGGTTCTCAGTCGTCAAGAAGGAATCACCTTATTCATGACGACGCTAGCAACTTTTTTAGTAATATTGCACCGATACACCAGACAGGACGATCTCTGTGTAGGAACGGCTGTTGCCAATCGGCGGATGCGCGAGACAGAAAAATTAATTGGCATGATCGTCAATAATTTGGTTTTACGCACTGATTTATCTGGAAATCCCACGTTTCGGGAGTTACTGAATCGAGTCCGCCAAGTCAGTCTGGAAGCCTTTGCTAACGAAGATTTACCCTTCGATAAGGTCGTGGAAGTTCTCAAGCCAATCCGGAACTTGAGTTACAATCCCCTGTTTCAAGTGATGTTCAGCTTCCATGATTCTCCCCAGCCAAACTTAACTCTCCCAGGCTTGAACATCAGACCAAATGTAGCCCTCAGCAACAAATCAACAAAGTTTGATCTTGATGTCGTTCTGATTCCGCATCATGGCGCAGATAAGGGAATTACTATGATTTGGGAATACAACACCGACTTATTCGACACTGCCACAATCCAGCAGATGGCAGAGCAGTATCAAATTTTGCTAGAGGGGATTGTTGTTAACCCAGAGCAGCGAGTTTCTGAATTACCACTGTTAACGCAGACTCATCAGCAGTTGCTCATGGAGTGGAATCAGACTCACAGGGAGTATGCCGCTAAAGATTGTATTCACGATTTATTTGCGGCTCAGGTGGAGTTAACGCCCGATGCTGTAGCTATTCAGCAAGAAGGTCAACAGTTAACTTACCGCCAATTGAGCGATCGCGCCAATCAATTAGCACACTATCTGCAAAGTTTAGGAGTCAAACCAGAAACCCTGGTCGGTATCTGCGTTGAGCGTTCCTTGGAAATGATTGTTGGCTTACTTGGAATTCTTAAAGCGGGAGGTGCTTACGTTCCCCTCGATCCAGCTTATCCCCAAGAGCGACTGGCTGATATTCTCGCAGATACGCAACTAAAAATTCTGCTGACTCAAGAAAGATTCCAGGACAAATTACCAGATTATGCCGGAAAAACGATCTGTTTAGATACAGACTGGGAAATAATTGCTCAACACAGTACAGCCAATCCCATTAGCGAAGTTCAGTCCCATAACCTTGCTTACATTATTTACACCTCTGGTTCTACAGGTAAACCAAAAGGGGTGATGATTGAACATCGGTCATTGATGAATTTTGTCATGACCGCAATGCATGAATATGGAATTAATGCAAGCGATAATATTCTGCAATTTGCGTCAATCTGTTTTGATGCATCAGTTGAAGAAATCTTACCTTGTCTTTCGGTCGGTGCAACATTGGTACTGCGAACTGAGCAGATGTTGCACTCCAGCGATGAATTTTGGCGGTGTTGCCGAGAATGGCAATTAACTGTTTTGGATCTTCCCACAGCTTACTGGCATGAATTAGTAGCGGAACTTACCTCTGAAGATATCCGAATTCCCGAAAGTCTCAGAATGGTGATTATTGGAGGAGAAGAAGCTCAACTGGAAAGAGTGAAACGCTGGCACAGTAGTATTGCTCACCTCCCCAATCTACCCCAATTACTTAATAGTTACGGGCCAACGGAAGCAACGGTTATAGCGACCTTAGAGCGCTTAACCCCAGCAGCCACCTCTGTTAGCATTGGACGACCCATCAGCAATGCTCAAGTTCATATTCTGGATCAATATCTGCAACCAGTGCCTATAGGAGTTCCTGGAGAAATGCACATTGGTGGGGCAGGATTAGCCAGAGGGTATTGGCAACGTCCTGAACTTACGGCTGAGAAATTTATCCAAAGTCCAAAATTTGATCGTCTCTATAAAACTGGGGATTTAGCAAGATTTTGCCCAGATGGCAACCTAGAATATCTTGGTCGAGTTGACGATCAGGTGAAAATTCGCGGCTTCCGCGTCGAATTGGGAGAAATCGAAACGGTGCTGAGACAACACACACAGGTGTTTCAAGCTTTGGTCATTGCTCGTGAAGACATTCCCGGACAAAAGCGCCTTGTGGCTTATGTTGTTCTGCACCATCCGCAACCAACCACCAATGAATTGCGCCAGTTCCTCAAACAGAAACTACCGAACTACATGATTCCGGCGGCGTTTGTGCTACTGGAAACGCTACCGATGACACCTAACCGCAAGGTAGATTACCGCGCTCTCCCAGCCCCCGACTTTTCTCGGAGCGCAGAAGATAGCTTTGTTGCACCCCAAACCCTTACAGAAGAAAGATTAGCGGCGATTTGGTCGGAAATTTTAAGACTCAAGCAAGTCAGCATCCACGATAACTTCTTTGAGCTGGGCGGCGACTCTATCCTCAGCATTCAGGTAATTTCCCGCGCCAATCAAGCGGGTATCCAAATTGCCCCCAAACAATTATTTCAGTACCAAACCATTGCTGAGTTAGCTGCCGTGGCAGGAATTACTCGCTCTGTCAAAGCCGAACAAGGATTAGTAACTGGCAAGGTGGCGCTAACACCCATCCAACAGTGGTTTTTCGAGCAGAAATTGCCCGAACCTGATTACTTTAACCAGTCAGCTCTGCTAGAAGTGCCGCCAGACTTGCAACCAGAGCTATTGCAGCAAGTCGTACAAAAATTGCTAGTGCATCACGATGCTTTGCGTCTGCGGTTTGTGCAGGAAGGGGAAAACTGGCTGCAAATTAACGGCGCTACCCAGGAATCTGTACCACTGAGCATCTTTGATTTATCGCACCTTTCGCTAGCAGAACAGCAAACAGCGATGAAAGCTGCGGATGCGGAACTCCAAGCTAGTTTGAATTTATCTATCAGAGCGATCGCTACGCCCGCCACAGGCATCGCACGAGTGGTGTTGTTTCGGTTGGGCAATGATCAACCTGGTCGATTACTGTTCATCATCCATCACTTAGCAGTAGATGGAATCTCCTGGCGGATTTTGCTCGAAGATTTAGCTACAGCTTATCAGCAAATTAGCCGTGGCGAAGCTATTAAATTACCACCTAAAACTACTTCCTTTCAATATTGGAGCGATCGCCTGACAGAATACGCCCAAAAAGATGCTGTCAGAGAGTTGGATTACTGGCTAAGTCAATCTAATATTCAAGTTACAGCTTTGCCACTAGACTATCCTTCATTTAAAGAAAATAATATCGTAGCCTCAACCGCTTCTGTGTCCCTTTCTTTAACTGAAGAACAAACCCGCGCCCTCTTGCAGGATGTACCCTCTGCCTACAACACTCAAATTAATGATGTGCTGTTGACTGCCCTAGTGCAAAGCTTTGCCCAATGGACGGGAGAACGTTCTCTGCTAGTCGATCTAGAGGGACATGGACGGGAAGACTTGTTTGAAGATGTGGATTTGTCGCGGACTGTAGGCTGGTTTACCACCTTATTCCCCGTTCATTTAAAGCTAGAAGAAGTTGACCATCCAGGAGAGGTTTTAAAGTCAGTTAAAGAACAACTGCGGCGCATCCCCAACCGGGGTATAAGCTATGGTGTGTTGCGATATTTGCAGCAGGATGAAACAATACGCACGAAACTACAAGCGCTACCCCAAGCACAGGCAAGTTTTAACTATCTTGGTCAATTCGATCGGGTGCTTAAGGCATCTGCTGTATTGGGTTTGGCTCAAGAATTCAAAGCTGAACAGAGTTTACTGAATCAGCGCAGCCACCTGTTAGGAATAAGCGGATTCATTCGTGCAGGAAGGCTGGAGATGACCTGGGCTTATAGCGAGAAAATTCATAAACGAGACACCATTGAGGGTTTGGCCTTTGGATTTATGGAGGCATTGCGATCGCTCATTGCTCACTGTCAATCTCCTGATGCGATCGGTCATACACCTTCAGACTTCTCAGCAGCCAGACTCAGCCAAAAACAGCTTGACAAATTCCTAAGCAAAATCAACAAAGACAAAAGGAAGTAG